Proteins from a single region of Harmonia axyridis chromosome 4, icHarAxyr1.1, whole genome shotgun sequence:
- the LOC123678544 gene encoding probable serine/threonine-protein kinase ifkC: protein MAKSDMSDSEDNAKGLEAELSCETSRHEMKKKSSDISSESSNESLCVANKNTNLSAHISIFIAALVKNLVAAYENDGVQVDLKYKVICDKLYQMKMIDESYQMKELDSILAQYQYALFHLLTSKGTQKPLSLHPEWPDENLATSHYHREFEELEYIAGGGFGQVYKVRHKLDGTEYAVKKIAIRSEGLEYVKNYLSEVKTFASVNHPNIVQYKAAWLDMGLSQNSDILTDYEDDDHYLSTEISDHKYRQEYHLSQEYLYNNEITTSFSNKFNEDTSDFEIVFEHSINNIESHCNSSSCLKKKSKRTKRDSVSEGGNALCPLDQKEINEIKLQQKMHEKWATLYIQMALCQLTLKQWLSQRNSLEKVIDPMKALVPVKIVQDSTVKEILKQLLEGLQYIHSKRIVHHDIKPSNIFLQTDNGKLLVQLGDFGLACPLQSVRHSLAFGTKLYAAPEQLAGKCNPKSDMYSLGIVLFELVETFTTDMERNKYIEELKKTGYLPPRIVMQHPQFAEIITRLVNKLPQNRPSAYELLDEISDSNTSTDSEIQELKSQLAEKDEEIQRLKQLLMTAGIKSKEELD, encoded by the exons atggcAAAATCGGATATGAGTGATTCTGAAGACAATGCAAAAGGTTTGGAAGCTGAATTGAGTTGTGAAACCTCCaggcatgaaatgaaaaaaaaatcatcagatATATCTTCAGAAAGCTCAAATGAATCTCTTTGTGTAGCAAACAAGAACACCAACCTTTCAGCTCATATCAGCATCTTCATTGCCGCATTAGTGAAAAATTTAGTTGCAGCATACGAAAATGACGGAGTTCAAGTTGATCTGAAGTACAAAGTCATTTGTGATAAGttatatcaaatgaaaatgattgacGAAAGTTATCAGATGAAAGAGTTAGATAGTATTTTGGCTCAGTATCAGTATGCTCTATTTCATCTTTTAACATCGAAAGGTACACAAAAGCCTTTGTCTCTTCATCCTGAATGGCCAGATGAGAACCTTGCTACTTCTCATTATCATCGTGAGTTTGAAGAGTTAGAATACATAGCTGGAGGTGGTTTTGGACAG GTATATAAAGTAAGGCATAAACTGGATGGTACAGAATATGCAGTGAAGAAAATTGCAATTCGTTCAGAAGGTTTAGAATATGTGAAGAATTACCTTTCAGAAGTTAAAACATTTGCCAGTGTTAATCATCCCAATATAGTTCAATACAAAGCAGCATGGCTTGATATGGGACTTAGTCAAAACAGTGATATACTCACTGATTATGAAGATGATGATCATtatctttctacagaaatatCTGATCACAAATATCGTCAAGAATACCATTTGAGTCAAGAATATTTGTATAACAATGAGATAACAACTTCCTTTTCTAATAAATTCAACGAAGATACTTCAGATTTCGAAATTGTGTTTGaacatagcatcaataataTTGAATCTCATTGTAATAGTTCCAGTtgtctaaaaaaaaaatctaaaaggaCAAAGAGGGATAGTGTATCAGAGGGAGGCAATGCGTTGTGCCCATTGgatcaaaaagaaattaatgaaatcaaaTTACAACAAAAAATGCATGAAAAATGGGCTACCTTATACATACAGATGGCACTGTGCCAATTAACCTTAAAACAGTGGTTGTCCCAAAGAAATAGTTTAGAAAAAGTTATTGATCCCATGAAAGCTCTAGTCCCAGTTAAAATTGTTCAAGATTCTACAGTGAAAGAAATTTTAAAACAATTGTTGGAAG GTTTACAATACATTCACTCTAAGAGAATAGTGCATCATGATATTAAGCCAAGTAACATATTTCTTCAAACTGACAATGGAAAACTGCTGGTACAGTTAGGTGACTTTGGACTTGCTTGTCCTTTACAAAGTGTTCGTCATAGCTTGGCCTTCGGTACGAAGTTATATGCTGCACCTGAACAGCTTGCTGGCAAATGTAACCCAAAG agcgATATGTACTCTTTAGGAATTGTTCTCTTTGAGCTTGTTGAAACATTCACTACTGACATGGAACGAAATAAGTAcattgaagaattaaaaaaaacaggATACCTTCCTCCTCGAATAGTGATGCAACATCCACAATTTGCCGAAATTATAACAAGGCTAGTGAATAAATTGCCCCAAAATCGTCCTAGTGCTTATGAGTTACTAGATGAAATATCGGATAGTAACACCTCTACAGATTCAGAAATCCAAGAATTGAAGAGCCAACTTGCAGAAAAAGATGAAGAAATTCAACGATTGAAACAATTATTGATGACTGCTGGAATAAAAAGCAAGGAAGAGTtagattaa